From a region of the Rubrobacter aplysinae genome:
- a CDS encoding D-alanine--D-alanine ligase family protein, with translation MARVAVLSGGHSMEREISIVTGTRVRRALERLGHEVHSLDLDESTTDTLMQSRPDAAFVCLHGVGGEDGTVQAVLETLGIPYTGSGPLSSIRSMDKDYAKRMMLAGNVATPPFRTFLRRAMREMGAASALEEAAESIGYPLLVKPARGGSGMGISTVESGEGLLDAAYEALGYDAKIILEKLVSGTEITVPVIEPHGEPPRALGLVEIRPQDGAYDYGARYTPGMTDFAIPAEIPAEAAVKVEEAALDAYRTLGCSGFARVDMILSDDTPWVIEVNSIPGFTETSTLPIAAEAAGLSFDDLVETILESALHTEATAKL, from the coding sequence ATGGCCCGGGTAGCCGTCCTATCCGGCGGGCACTCGATGGAGCGGGAGATCTCCATCGTGACCGGCACCCGTGTACGCCGGGCGCTGGAGCGTCTTGGACACGAGGTCCATAGCCTGGACCTGGACGAGAGCACCACCGATACCTTGATGCAGAGCCGCCCAGACGCCGCCTTCGTGTGCCTGCACGGCGTCGGTGGCGAGGACGGCACGGTGCAGGCGGTGCTCGAAACCCTCGGCATCCCCTACACCGGCAGCGGCCCGCTCTCCAGCATCCGCTCGATGGACAAGGACTACGCCAAACGGATGATGCTCGCCGGGAACGTCGCGACCCCGCCTTTTCGCACCTTCCTCCGGCGCGCCATGCGCGAGATGGGCGCGGCGAGCGCGCTGGAGGAGGCGGCGGAGTCAATCGGCTATCCGCTGCTCGTAAAACCCGCCCGCGGCGGCTCCGGGATGGGCATCTCGACCGTGGAGTCCGGGGAAGGTCTGCTCGACGCCGCGTACGAGGCCCTCGGCTACGACGCCAAGATCATCCTGGAGAAGCTGGTATCCGGGACCGAGATCACGGTCCCCGTAATAGAGCCTCACGGCGAGCCCCCGCGCGCGCTCGGCCTGGTCGAGATAAGGCCCCAGGACGGGGCCTACGACTACGGGGCCCGCTACACCCCCGGCATGACCGACTTCGCCATCCCCGCCGAGATCCCGGCCGAGGCGGCGGTGAAGGTCGAGGAGGCCGCGCTCGACGCCTACCGCACCCTGGGATGCTCGGGATTTGCGCGGGTGGATATGATCCTGTCGGACGACACGCCCTGGGTGATAGAGGTCAACTCCATTCCAGGCTTTACCGAGACCTCCACGCTACCCATCGCCGCCGAGGCGGCGGGCCTCTCCTTCGACGACCTCGTCGAGACCATCCTTGAAAGCGCCCTCCACACGGAGGCGACGGCCAAGCTGTAG
- a CDS encoding SDR family oxidoreductase — protein MTKTWFITGASKGFGREWAEAALERGDRVAATARKLDTLDGLVDAYGDAFLPIQLDVTDRDADFDAVKRAADHFGRLDVVVNNAGYGHFGMVEELSESEIRGQMETNLFGALWITQAALPIMREQGSGHIIQVSSIGGISAFPTVGAYHASKWALEGFSQSLSREAAGFGINVTLIEPGPYSTEWSGASAAKSEENPAYAEVREAAKNRPSAASPGDPAATRSAILKVVDAEEPPLRIFFGEKPIEIATEDYESRLAEWNEWQPVSVEAHGG, from the coding sequence TTGACCAAGACATGGTTTATCACCGGTGCGTCGAAGGGCTTTGGACGGGAATGGGCGGAGGCCGCCCTGGAGCGGGGAGACAGGGTGGCCGCGACCGCCCGTAAGCTCGATACCCTGGATGGGCTCGTCGACGCCTACGGCGATGCTTTCCTGCCGATACAGCTCGACGTTACCGACCGCGACGCCGACTTCGACGCCGTGAAGAGGGCCGCGGACCACTTTGGCCGGCTCGACGTGGTCGTGAACAACGCTGGCTACGGGCACTTTGGCATGGTCGAGGAGCTCAGCGAGAGTGAGATCCGGGGCCAGATGGAGACGAACCTGTTTGGTGCGTTGTGGATCACGCAGGCGGCGCTGCCGATCATGCGCGAGCAGGGCTCGGGACACATCATCCAGGTGTCGAGCATCGGCGGCATCAGCGCGTTCCCGACGGTCGGCGCATACCACGCTTCCAAGTGGGCTCTCGAAGGATTCTCTCAGTCGCTCTCACGGGAGGCTGCGGGCTTCGGCATCAACGTAACCCTGATAGAGCCCGGCCCGTACTCGACGGAATGGTCCGGAGCGTCCGCGGCGAAAAGCGAGGAGAACCCGGCCTACGCTGAGGTCCGTGAGGCGGCAAAGAACCGTCCGTCGGCCGCCAGCCCGGGCGATCCGGCGGCGACCCGGAGCGCGATCCTCAAGGTGGTAGACGCCGAAGAGCCGCCGCTGCGGATCTTCTTCGGCGAGAAGCCGATTGAGATCGCAACCGAGGACTACGAGTCGCGCCTGGCCGAGTGGAACGAGTGGCAACCCGTCTCGGTCGAGGCCCACGGGGGTTAG